TCAAGCCTCATTGGTGGATCTACAAAAAGCTGAATTAGAAGTACAGAAAGTTGAAATTCAAACTCAAAAGAATCAAAAACTTTTTTTGTATAGTGGTATGGGGTTGTTGGCCATATTATCCTTTTCATTTTATCGAAATTTCATTAATCAGAAAAAATCAAAAATTGCCATTGAATCTGAAAAAAACAAGTCAGAATCTTTGCTGCACAATATTCTGCCATTTGAGATAGCACAGGAATTAAAAACGAAAGGAGAGACTACTGCTAAACGATTCAATGAAGTAACAGTACTTTTTAGTGATTTTGTGGATTTTACAAAAGTAGCAGAAAAATTATCACCAGAGGAATTGGTGCAAGAACTTCATTTATGTTTCAGCCAGTTTGATATTATATGCACAAGATACGGCCTCGAAAAAATTAAAACCATTGGAGATGCTTATATGGCTGTAGCCGGCCTTCCTGTTGAATCTAAATTTCATGCGGAAAATGCTGCAAAAGCAGCTTTGGAAATGGTAAGTTTTATGCAACAGAGATTAGAAAAAAATCCCTATACATTTAGAATTCGAATGGGCCTTCATTCAGGACCAGTCGTTGCGGGCGTGGTAGGAGTTAAAAAATTTGCGTTTGACATTTGGGGTGATACTGTCAACACCGCGTCAAGAATGGAAACAGCAAGTGAGCCGGGAAAAATTAATGTAAGTGAGATAACTGCCGGCCACCTGTCTCCGGTATATAATTTATCTTATCGAGGTAAAATGCCTGCTAAAAACAAAGGTGAAATTGACATGTATTTTTTATTGGATAAAAAGTAATCTTCCATGTTTGAGTTGTACTGCATTTATAAAAGAAATTTTTTGGAGAACTTATTTAACCAATAGATCTCTAACTTTCTCGCCAATCATCGAAGGAGATTCAACTACATGAATACCGCATTCTTGCATGACTTTGATTTTAGCTTCTGCCGTATCTTCTGCCCCACCTATTATGGCACCAGCGTGACCCATTTTGCGCCCTTTTGGCGCGGTTTTTCCAGCGATAAAGCCGACCACAGGTTTGGTTCCAAAATCCTTAATCCAAAGAGCTGCATCAGTCTCCATACTTCCGCCTATTTCCCCAATCATCACAATAGCATGGGTGTCATAATCTGACATTAGCATTTGAACGGCCTCCAATGTGGTTGTGCCAGGAATGGGATCTCCACCAATACCGATACAAGTGGACTGACCCAAACCCACTTTTGTGACCTGGTCGACCGCTTCATAGGTCAAGGTTCCGGAACGCGATACGATGCCTACATGCCCTTTGCGATGTATAAATCCTGGCATAATTCCCACTTTGGCTTCATCTGGTGTAATGACTCCGGGACAATTGGGTCCAATGAGGGTACAGGGATAATTTTTAAGATATTCCTTCACTTTTACCATATCTTGAACCGGTACCCCTTCCGTAATACAAATAATCACAGCAATTCCTGCGTCTGCTGCTTCCATGATGGCATCTGCCGCATAAGCAGGTGGTACGAATATAATGGAAGTATCAGCTTTGGTTTTTATGACTGCATCATTAACCGTATTAAACACAGGCAAACCCAGATGCAATTGTCCTCCTTTTCCCGGAGTGACCCCACC
This window of the Saprospiraceae bacterium genome carries:
- the sucD gene encoding succinate--CoA ligase subunit alpha — translated: MSVLINKHSKIIVQGFTGKEGSFHAEQMIAYGTPVVGGVTPGKGGQLHLGLPVFNTVNDAVIKTKADTSIIFVPPAYAADAIMEAADAGIAVIICITEGVPVQDMVKVKEYLKNYPCTLIGPNCPGVITPDEAKVGIMPGFIHRKGHVGIVSRSGTLTYEAVDQVTKVGLGQSTCIGIGGDPIPGTTTLEAVQMLMSDYDTHAIVMIGEIGGSMETDAALWIKDFGTKPVVGFIAGKTAPKGRKMGHAGAIIGGAEDTAEAKIKVMQECGIHVVESPSMIGEKVRDLLVK